ATCAATTGGCAAAAGCAGATGAGTATCATCAGATAGCGATCAAACAGCTGGAACAACAACCAGAGAGCACAGCGCTACTGGTAGCCTATTTAAACGCTGTTAGCACCTATTGCTACCAGGTTAAATCAAAAGAGGCCCGGCAATTGTTAGATAAGGTCAAGGTAATGTTAGGAGACAACCCCAACTCTTCTCAGTTACCCAATTACTATTACAATGAAGCGCTCTATTTTACGACAAAGCAACAGACAGATGAAGCGTTACGTATGTTGAATATTGGTTTGGAATGGTCGAAGAAAATGAACAATTGGAAATCCTATCAGATGATGCTGTTTAGAAAGTTTAATGTCTATTTGATGCAGAAAAAATATGCTGAAGCGAAACTTCCATTGGAAGAGATTGTAAAAAATGGATTGTTGACACGTGATCTTTACAACAGTAAAATTGTTTATAGCCAATTGGCTACTGTGAATGAATTGATGGGGGACTACAAAGAAGCACTTAAGATGTCCAATGTAGCGAGTAAGCTCTCTGATAGTATTCAGAAAGTCCAGCTTTTGGAGAAGATGAACGAAATGGAGGCTAAATACAAAACTGTAGAAAAAGAAAAATTGATTTTAAATCTGCGTGCTGAGAAAGATCGCAATCAATTAAAGGTTTTTCTTGTTTTAGGCATTGCTATTTTGCTTTTCATTGTAGTTTTATTTGTCACCTTTTCCTATAGAAAACAACGGAAACTGAATCGACAGATCCAGATTAATCATGAGATTGCTTTGGAGAAATTGGCGAAGGAAAAACAGCTGCAAATCTCCGAATCCATGCTCAAAGCGGAAGAACAGGAACGGCAGCGTATTGCACAAGATTTGCACGATAGTATTGGCGGCATGCTGACAGGATTAAAATTTAAGATCGCTGGAGAGCAAGCAGGTGAATTCGATTTGACGAATGAATTGCCCCACAAACTGAACGATATTTTGGGTGAAGTTCGACGGATATCGCATAATCTGATGCCCGAGTCATTACGGCAATTTGGTCTAATAGCAGCATTGGAACAATTGTGTCTTTCGATGAGAAATAATAAGGTTCAGATCCAATTTGAAAATTATGAGGACGACGTACGTCTGGACTTTCAAAAAGGGTTGGCAATCTATCGGATCGTCCAGGAGGCGATCTCAAACGCCTTGAAATATGCAGATGCAGACCTTATTATTGTTCAAGTAAGTAAATCAAAGGGAATATTGCAGGTTTTGATAGAAGACAATGGAAAAGGTTTTGACTCTTCTGTGG
The window above is part of the Sphingobacterium sp. ML3W genome. Proteins encoded here:
- a CDS encoding sensor histidine kinase encodes the protein MLCFTLQRTNAQSFLPLNEDKYRVDAEMLLKSTSSDSVQALQYFYLADYYRFRDTVKFWENMRQGERLAKPFRSLHAMGALYKSFYYGQFLDSKRAGIEAQKCVDILGDAKQPFQQGLLAKAWYNLGLIRFPKKGFADLLDILNGKCMPYAKAHDPLMEGAINTMIGMAFMSSNQLAKADEYHQIAIKQLEQQPESTALLVAYLNAVSTYCYQVKSKEARQLLDKVKVMLGDNPNSSQLPNYYYNEALYFTTKQQTDEALRMLNIGLEWSKKMNNWKSYQMMLFRKFNVYLMQKKYAEAKLPLEEIVKNGLLTRDLYNSKIVYSQLATVNELMGDYKEALKMSNVASKLSDSIQKVQLLEKMNEMEAKYKTVEKEKLILNLRAEKDRNQLKVFLVLGIAILLFIVVLFVTFSYRKQRKLNRQIQINHEIALEKLAKEKQLQISESMLKAEEQERQRIAQDLHDSIGGMLTGLKFKIAGEQAGEFDLTNELPHKLNDILGEVRRISHNLMPESLRQFGLIAALEQLCLSMRNNKVQIQFENYEDDVRLDFQKGLAIYRIVQEAISNALKYADADLIIVQVSKSKGILQVLIEDNGKGFDSSVANYGMGLNNMVNRIKWINGSIAMQSKLGSGTQIEIGVSV